CGCGTCGGGCGACGCTACGCCGCGCTGCGGCCGATCGTCGAGGCGATCGAGGAGTTCCGCAGGCTGACCGACGACCGGGGGGCGGCGGCTGAACTGGCGGCCGACGATCCCGGTTTCGCCGAGGAGGTCGACGAGCTCGACGCCGCGCTCGTGGTCGCCACGGAGCGCCTGACCCGCCTGCTCGCGCCGCGCGACCCCAACGACGACGCGGACGCGCTCGTCGAGATCAAGTCGGGCGAGGGCGGCGACGAGTCGGCCCTGTTCGCCGGCGACCTGCTGCGCATGTACAGCCGCTACGCGGAACAGGTGGGGTGGAAGGTCGAGGTCCTCGACTCGCAGGAGACCGACCTGGGCGGCTACAAGTCCGTGACGGCGGCCGTCAAGGCGGGCTCCGCGGGAGAGTTCCGCCCCTACGGGCGGCTCAAGTTCGAGGGTGGCGTCCACCGCGTGCAGCGCGTTCCCGTCACCGAATCCCAGGGCCGGATCCACACGTCGGCGGCAGGGGTGCTCGTGATGCCCGACGTGGAGGCCGACGAGGTCGAGATCAACGACGACGAGCTGCGCATCGACGTCTACCGCTCCTCCGGGCCGGGAGGACAGGGCGTCAACACGACCGACTCGGCGGTGCGGATCACCCACCTGCCGACCGGCGTCGTCGTGAGCTGCCAGAACGAGCGCTCGCAGCTGCAGAACCGGGAGTCGGCCATGCGCATGCTGCGGGCCCGCCTCACGCAACTGGCCGAGGCGGAGGCCGCGGCGGCGGCCTCCGACGCCCGCAAGTCCCAGGTGCGCACGGTCGACCGCTCGGAGCGGATCCGCACCTACAACTTCCCCGAGAACCGGATCACCGACCACCGCATCGGCTACAAGGCGCACAACCTCGACGCCGTCCTCCAGGGCGCGCTGACGCCGCTGCTCGACGCGCTCGCTGAGCAGGACCTGGCGGAGCGCCTCGCGGGGGTCGGCGGTGAGTGAGCTCGCCTACGAGGCGGCCGGGCGGCTCGCCCGGTCCGGCTCCGCGAGCCCCGGCCCCGACGCCCGCCTGCTGGTGGCCCACGTGCTCGGGCTCCGGCCTGGGGAGCTGATGCTGGTCGACGAGGTCAGCGACGAGGCCCGCGCCGCCGTCGACGCCCTCGTCGAACGGCGGGCAGCGGGGGAGCCGCTGCAGCACCTGACGGGCGAGGCCTACTTCCGCCGCGAGACGCTGGCCGTCGGCCCGGGCGTGTTCATCCCGCGGCCCGAGACGGAGGTCATGGTCGGCTGGGCCCTCGACCGGCTCGCGGCCCGTCCCGACGGTGAGCGTCGGGTCGTCGAACTGTGCGCCGGCTCCGGCGCCATCACGGCGGCGCTCACTGGAGAGCTGGGCGGCCTGGACGCGCACGCCGTCGAGATCTCGCCCGAGGCCTTCGGCTACCTGGAACGCAACCTGGCCGGCCGCGGGGTCGGCCTCGTGCTGGGCGACATGGGGGACGCGTTCGGGGAGTTGGACGGCACGGTCGACCTCGTGATCGCCAACCCGCCGTACGTGCCTGCGGGGCACCGGAACCTGCTGCCAAGCGACGTCGTCGACCACGACCCGGGCATCGCCCTGTTCTCGGGCGCCGACGGCCTCGACGCGCTGCGCGTCGTCGCCGCCGTGGCCGCCCGGCTGCTGCGGCCCGGGGGACTGGTGACGGCCGAGCACGACGAGAGCCACGCCCCCGCGGTCCGGGCCCTGTTCGCGGAGGCGGGCTTCCTGGACGTCGTCACCCACGACGACCTCGCCCGTCGCCCCCGTTTCGTCACCGCCCGACTGCCCTAGGATTGCCCCGTGACCGAACCTGCCCTCGTCATCGCCCTCGACACCGACGCAGAGACCGGCCTCGCTGAGGCCGCCTCCGCCGTCCGGCGCGGTGCGTGCATCGTCCTTCCCACCGACACCGTGTACGGGATCGGGGCCAACGCGTTCGACCCGGCGGCGGTGCAGGGGCTGCTCGACGCGAAGGAGCGCGGCCGCGACATGCCGCCGCCCGTTCTCGTGGCCGAGCCGTCGATGCTGAGGGCCGTCGCCGACGACGTTCCCCAGGCGGCGGCCGACCTGGCGAAGGCCTTCTGGCCTGGACCGCTCACCCTGATCCTCACGGCGCAGCCGAAGGGCGGCATGGATCTGGGTGAGACCCACGGCACCATCGCGGTGCGGGTGCCCGATCACGACGGCGCCCGGGGCCTGCTGCGCCGCACCGGCCCGCTGGCTGTGAGCTCGGCCAACGTCTCCGGTGCGCCAGCGGCGCTGACCTGCGCCGAGGCCGTCGAGCAGTTGGGCGACCGCGTCGCGGTCTACCTCGACGGCGGTCGGGTCACCGGGGGAGTGGCCTCCACCAT
The DNA window shown above is from Tessaracoccus defluvii and carries:
- the prfA gene encoding peptide chain release factor 1 — encoded protein: MFENAQPLIDEYHELERQLADPDLHSDMGRSRRVGRRYAALRPIVEAIEEFRRLTDDRGAAAELAADDPGFAEEVDELDAALVVATERLTRLLAPRDPNDDADALVEIKSGEGGDESALFAGDLLRMYSRYAEQVGWKVEVLDSQETDLGGYKSVTAAVKAGSAGEFRPYGRLKFEGGVHRVQRVPVTESQGRIHTSAAGVLVMPDVEADEVEINDDELRIDVYRSSGPGGQGVNTTDSAVRITHLPTGVVVSCQNERSQLQNRESAMRMLRARLTQLAEAEAAAAASDARKSQVRTVDRSERIRTYNFPENRITDHRIGYKAHNLDAVLQGALTPLLDALAEQDLAERLAGVGGE
- the prmC gene encoding peptide chain release factor N(5)-glutamine methyltransferase; protein product: MSELAYEAAGRLARSGSASPGPDARLLVAHVLGLRPGELMLVDEVSDEARAAVDALVERRAAGEPLQHLTGEAYFRRETLAVGPGVFIPRPETEVMVGWALDRLAARPDGERRVVELCAGSGAITAALTGELGGLDAHAVEISPEAFGYLERNLAGRGVGLVLGDMGDAFGELDGTVDLVIANPPYVPAGHRNLLPSDVVDHDPGIALFSGADGLDALRVVAAVAARLLRPGGLVTAEHDESHAPAVRALFAEAGFLDVVTHDDLARRPRFVTARLP
- a CDS encoding L-threonylcarbamoyladenylate synthase; the protein is MTEPALVIALDTDAETGLAEAASAVRRGACIVLPTDTVYGIGANAFDPAAVQGLLDAKERGRDMPPPVLVAEPSMLRAVADDVPQAAADLAKAFWPGPLTLILTAQPKGGMDLGETHGTIAVRVPDHDGARGLLRRTGPLAVSSANVSGAPAALTCAEAVEQLGDRVAVYLDGGRVTGGVASTIVDFVADPKGRIVREGALSLEELQAVVAGILPKDDPEPEPEPEPESEPVAEADAEPAPEPESEPVAEPEPEA